The window GACCGACACCACGTCGCTCGATTTCGACCATGCACTGACGCTCTGCGTCGCCACGCACCAGTTGCAGTCGTCCGCGCTCGTCGCGACCATCCGCACCTATCAGCCCGCGACCGAGACAGTGACAAATCTGGATCTGGCGAGGCTCGCGCTCGATCCGATCGGCGGCAACAACGGCGCTGCAATGGTCGGCTTCATCCCCACTCAGTTCGACGCTGCCCCGACATCGACGGGCGGCCCGTTCCAGATCCGGGCTGAATCGAACCTGATGCTGGTGCGCGGCTCAGGCTTCACCGGCGCATCGCAGACCGGATTCATGACCACCGACTTTTCGGCCGGGACAGTCACGCTCACGCTCTATTTCAAGGTGCTCGAAACGTCCGAGGATGTCAGCCTGTCGTTCAAGCACTGGGTCGAGAACGGCGGAGTCACGCTGTCCATTCAGGTCAATGGCGGCACAACGATCACCAGGCTTATCGACGCACCCGAGGCGGGCGGTGGCGGCGACAACGTGACCGTCGTACCGCTCAGGCGGAAGGATTTCACCTCGGTCGACTTCTGCGACCTGCTGTCGCTCGGGACCAATACCGTGGTGGTGACTTTCGCCAAGGCCTCTTCAGGTTCCGCGGCCAACTACACATTGATGGCGATCGCCGCCGGCTGATCGCGCCACTGCGGGAGGAGGCGGCGGTGCCAAAGACCAAGGACGATTTCCTCGTCTTCCACTGGAACCTGCAGAAGAAGTCGCTGAACAGTTTGATAAGCGACAACGATATGGCGCAGCTGGTTGCCAAGGGAATTACCGACAATGTCCGCCGCCGTGGCAAAAGCCGCGACCCGCTGCCGTTGGTCGGGTTTCTGCAGGAGGTGATAGGAACGAGGGACGACGTCGCCAGCATATGCGGGCGGCTGAAGAAGGAGTTCGAGGCCCAGCGCGGCGAGGATGCAAAGCACCTCGGCAACGTCACGTTCGAGGCGTATCCCACCGGCGGGAAGGCCAGCATGAAAGAATGGACGGTCGTCGTGAGCCAGGGCCTCGACGTGACGAAGGTCGAGGATCTCAACGTTCGCGACGAGTACGCAAGGGTGATTGAGACGGACAAGACGGAGGCCGCGCAGAAAAAGCACGCGTTTGATAATCGCCCGAACAAGCGAGCCGCGCAAAAAAAGGCGAAGCAAGAGACCTACCGCAGCACCTCGTATGAAGCCAGGGACTTCCGCGACGGGCTCGTTGCCGAAATCAAGTTGCCGGGCAACCAGAGCTCCCGCATCGCCACAATCCATGCGCCCGGGCCCAAAATCATGAAAGATCTTCCCGGGCTTCTCCCGGCGATCCCGCGCTCCGCCGCCACGGCGAACGTGGCCTTCCTGACCGGCGACCTGAACGCGGACGGCAACCTCAACAAGAACGACGAAGTCGTGAAGACAGGCTTCCGGAACATCGGCGCGGATCTCGGGGGTACGACCTTCAAAAAATCGGCGATCGCGCCCGGCTCCAACCCGCTCGGCGTGAGGGTTCGCGACCGCAGCTTCGTTCACGAATCCTCCCAGCTTTATACAAAGAGGTGGAAGCCAATCGCGGTAGACCGGCAGCGCACACCGCGCGTCGTGGTGACTATGGTGCCGAAAAAATCGAGGCCGGGTTTCGCAACGAAGCGCAAGTCTAAATCCAAGCGCACTGTTTTAACGGGCGAACGAGCTGCGAACCTGCTCAAAACCGTGCAGCCGGACCTCTTCACCGATCACGCGCTGATCGTGACCAAGGTGCGCTGGAACGATCCCGCGCCGAGCGTCGCCGGCACGTCTCCACTGCAGCCGGCGCCGTCTGTCGACAAGACCTTCTCAGTGACGCTCAAAAAGGGTGCCGCTGCTTCGACGCACAAGCTGACCACGGACGAAAATACCCTGGACGACCCCACGAACCCAATGAATGAAGAGGAAATGACGGACGTCACGCAAGTGGGCGCCGAAGATGACGCGGGCGAGGAGGATGAAAACGGAGTAGCCACCGAGGCCGAAAGTGACGCGGAAATGGGCGCCACGGAAGAACTGGGAGGAGAGGAAGTCATCGATCTGCTGGCATTGGCCCTGTGAGCGCCCGCTGCAGGATGGGTTGAGCCAAAGGCGAAACCCATCATCAAATCGACGGCACAGAAGGATGGGTTTCGCTGCGCTCAACCGATCCTACGTCTGGTAACTGCGTCTGGTCACAAAAGACCGCGCATCACTGCGCGGCCTTTTACACTTGCTGTTATGGCAGCCTTAGATCCCCGCCATCATGATGTACTTGATCTCGACATACTCTTCGATGCCGTGATGGGAGCCTTCGCGGCCGAGGCCGGATTCCTTGACGCCGCCGAACGGCGCCACCTCCGTGGTGATCAGGCCGGTGTTGACGCCGACCATGCCGGACTCCAGCGCTTCCGCCACCCGCCAGACCCGGCCGAGGTCGCGGGAATAGAAGTAGGAGGCAAGGCCGAACGGCGAGGCGTTGGCCATGTCGACGACTTCCTTCTCGTCCTTGAAGCGATACACCGGCGCCAGCGGGCCGAAGGTTTCCTCGCGGGTGACCAGCGCATCCACCGGAACATTCGCCAGCACCGTCGGCTCGAAGAAGGTGCCGCCGAGAGACGAGCGCTTGCCGCCGGTCAGCACCTTGGCGCCATGCGACACCGCATCCGCAATGTGCTCCTCGACCTTCTTCACCGCGTTGGCGTTGATCAGCGGACCCTGCACCACGCCGTCTTCGGTGCCGTCGCCAACCTTCATCGCCTTGGCCCTGGCCGCGAGCTTCTCGACAAACGCGTCGTAGATCTTGTCCTGGGCGTAGAGGCGGTTGGCGCAGACGCAGGTCTGGCCCATGTTGCGGAACTTGGACACCATGGCGCCTTCGACCGCGGCATCGAGATCGGCGTCATCGAACACGATGAACGGCGCGTTGCCGCCGAGTTCGAGGCCGAGCTTCTTCACGCCCACCGCAGCCTGCTTGTACAGGATCTTGCCGACTTCGGTGGAGCCGGTGAAGCCGACCACACGCACCGCCGGATGTTCGCACAGCACCTTGCCGATGGCCGCGGAATCACCGGTCAGCACATTGAACACGCCTTTCGGGAACCCTGCCTTCTCCGCCAGCGCCGCCAGCGCCAGTGCGGTGAGCGGCGTCTCGGTCGCGGGCTTGAGCACCACGGTGCAGCCCGCGGCCAGCGCCGGCGAGACCTTGCGGGTGATCATCGAGCAGGGAAAATTCCAGGGCGTGATGGCGCCGGCGACGCCGATCGGCTGGCGGATCGCGAGGAGACGCGCATCGCCGCGCGGCGAGGGAATGGTCTCGCCATAGATGCGCCGCGCTTCCTCAGAGTAGAACTCGACATAAGCGCCGCCGATGTCCACTTCGCCCTTGGCTTCCGCCAGCGGCTTGCCCTGCTCGGAGGTGAGAATCAGCGCGAGATCGTCGCGGTTGGCGACGATCAGGTCGAACCATTTGCGCAACAGCACCGCGCGCTCTTTCGCCGTGGTCTTCGACCAGGTCTTAAAGGCGCGCTCAGCGGCTTCGACCGCCTCGGTGGCTTCCTTGGCGCCAAGCCGCGGCACGCTGACAATGGTGGCCTCGGTTGCCGGGTTGTCGACCTTGACCGATGGCGTGCCGACCCAGGCGCCGTCAATGAAGCAGCGGTCGCGCAGCAGCGACGGATCTTTCAGGCGGTCATGCAGGGACGCAGCAGACGATGCCGCGCGGGCGGTGGAAGAAGCAGGTGTCATCTCGGAAGGTCTCCTGGGCTTACGGCTAGCCGCGGAGAACGATTCGTTCAGGCGGCACCACTGAGATAGGTTTCGCGGCGGCCAATCATGCGCTCGGCCGCGGTTTTGGCATCCGCTTTGGTTGCGGTCGCACACGTCCGGTAGTCGAGATCGGGTGGCGCAGCTTCACGCCTTGCAAACCACGATGTCAACGATTTCGGCGCAACCTGGAGCACCGACAGTGCCAGAGCGAGATTATCGACCGCGCCAAACGCGAACAAGGCACCTGATGAGCGGTAACGCACCTCGTAGATACCGGGTCCGATGGGAGCTTCGATATTTTCACCGCGCGCTGCCTTGGGGTAGCGCTTCCACTCCGTCCAACTCGGGATCATGACCAGACCTTTCGCGGCATGGGCTGCCGCTCTCGCACGCTTTAACTAACCAGCTGTCCCCAGGCTGCCCCTAGCGGCGGTCTGGCATTGTGGCGTGACGTCAAACTCGCAGGCTGGGGATTCGTTCCGCGAAATTGTCGCCGCATGGCCATGGATATGGCGATTGCGCGATTTTGCTGCAAGTGCGTCCGCCCCCATTCCAAACACGGCTTTGTGAGATGGACCGCGACCGAGTGTCACAAATCCCGAAGCCCAAAAATCCAAGATAGCCGGGCGAGCATGTCCAGCACCGAAGCGCTTGCCGTCTCGAACCAGCGGGATCAAGATTATCGCCTCAAGAAAAACCAAAGGGGAAATGCATCATGGGCAATTCAGCACAAATTGATCAGGTTCTGCGCGCGGCTGCCGAGTCCGGCGCGATTCCCGGCGTGGTCGCAACCGCCGCGACCGGCAGCGATGTGATCTACCAGGGCGCCTTCGGCAAACGCGACCTCTCGAAGGATCAGCCGATGACTGGCGACAGCGTGTTCTGGATCGCATCGATGACCAAAGCCGTTACCACGGCGGCGGCGATGCAGCTTGTCGAGCAGGGCAAGCTCTCGCTCGACGATCCGATCGGCAAGGTCCTGCCCGATCTCGCCAGCCCGCAGGTGCTGGAAGGCTTTGGCAGCGACGGCGCGCCGAAACTGCGTCCGGCGAAAGGGCCGATCACCCTGCGCCAGCTGATGACCCATACCGCCGGCTTCTGTTACGACATCTGGAACGGCGACATGGCGACCTATCTGGAAAAGACGGGCACGCCGGGTGTCACCACCTGCCTAAATGCCGCGCTGAAAACCCCGATCATGACCGATCCCGGCACGCGCTGGGAGTACGGCACCAACATCGACTTTGTCGGCAAGGCGGTGGAGGCGGTGAGCGGCAAGAAGCTCGATGCGTATCTGCGCGACCACATGTTCACACCACTCGGCATGAGCGACACCGGCTTCAAGATCAGCGACGCGATGCGCACGCGGCTGGTCGGCATGCACGCCCGCGGCCCCGACGGATCGCTCACACCGATCCCGTTCGAGCTGGAGCAGGAGCCGGAATTCCACATGGGCGGCGGCGGCCTCTACAGCACCGCGCGCGACTATCTCCAGTTCACCCAGATGATCCTGAACAAGGGCCGCGGCAACGGCCAGCAGGTGCTGAAGCCGGAAACCGTGGCGCTGATGGGCCAGAACCACATCGGCGAGTTGCAGATGACCAAACTCACCACGGCGGCGGCGCCCCTGAGCAACGATGTCGACCTGTTCCCGGACATGGTGAAGAAATGGGGCCTCAGCTTCCTGATCAACACCGCGAAAACGCCCGAAGGCCGCAGCCCCGGCAGCCTGTTCTGGGCTGGCCTGGCCAACACCTATTACTGGATCGATCCGTCACGCGACGTGTCCGGCGTGATCCTGATGCAGGTGCTGCCGTTCGCCGACCACAAATGCCTCGACGCCTTCGCAGGCTTCGAGCGCGGCGTGTATGCGTCGCTGGATGAAGGCAAGCGCGCGGCGTGAGGGCTGAGTCCTCGCGCGACTTCCTATCTTGTCGTTGCCGGGCTTGTCCCGGCAACCCCGCTTAGGGACGCACTGCGCCCCTAAGCGAGATCACCGGGACAAGCCCGGTGATGACAATAGTGAGGTAAGACGACAAACCTAAACCGGCAGCCCGTGCTTCTGCGCCAGGTCCTTCAGCGAGGTCTGCGGCCGCGCACCGACATGCTGGATGACTTCGGCCGCAGCCAGCGCGCCAAGCCGGCCGGCGTCCTCGTGGCTCGTGCCGCGCACCAGGCCGAACAGGAATCCTGCGGCAAACAGGTCGCCGGCGCCGGTGGTGTCGACAAGCTTGTTGATCGGGAAGGCCGGCACCGCCGTCACCTTGTCCTTGGTCACCACCACGCAGCCCTTTTCGCTGCGCGTCACCACTGCGAAGCCGATGTCGTTGCGCAGCTGCGTCAGCGCGGCATCGACATCGCTGGACTGATACAGCGACAGCAGTTCGGCTTCATTGGCGAAAATCAGGTCGATGGTGTTCTTGCGCATCAGGCTCAGAAATTCGTCGCGATAGCGGCCGACGCAAAAAGAATCGGACAATGTCAAAGCCACCGTGCGCTTGGCGCCGTGCGCGATCTCGGACGCCTTGACGAACGCGTTCTTGGCCTCGGCCGGATCCCACAGATACCCTTCGAGATAGGTGATGGACGACGCCGCCACCTGCTCCGCATCGATATCGTCGGGGCGCAGGTTCTGCGCCGCACCGAGATAGGTGTTCATGGTGCGCTCGCCGTCCGGCGTGATCAGGATGTAGGAACATCCCGTCGCCGGACCGTCCGTCGCCGCCGGCGTGGTGAAGGTGACATTCGCGGTGCGGATGTCATGGCTGTACAGGCGACCGACCTGGTCGTCCTTGACCTTGCCGACATAGACGGCGCTGGCGCCGAACGCCGCGACGCCGACGATGGTGTTGGCGGCCGATCCGCCGGAGACCTGCGTCGCCGGTCCCATGGCGCTGTAGATCGAGGCGGCACGCGTCTCGTCGATCAGCTGCATGGCACCCTTGGCCATGCCCTGGTTGGCCAGGAAGGCATCGTCGGTCTGCACCAGGATATCGAAGATGGCATTGCCAATGCCGAGAACATCGTATTTCGCTGTGGTCATCGACAATCGCTCCGCGGGCGCTATCGGACAGGCCCGGTCAGGTTTGTGTTGCACGGACGATCGTGCAGAATGGGCCGACCTATCACGTCCCCGGCTTCGCCAGCAAGAGTGCGACAGCCCCATGCTTAAAATGCCATCATGATTCGCCACGTTGTCACGGTTTCTTCGGGCACCCTGTGCTCACGGCTCCTGGGTTTCGTGCGCGATTCCCTGATCGCGGCGCTGTTGGGCGCGGGGCCGATTGCCGACGCTTTCCTGGTCGCGTTCCAGTTCATCAATGTGACGCGGCGGCTCCTGGCCGAGGGTGCGCTGAATGCCGCCCTGGTCCCCGGTTATCTGCGCGCCCGCGAGACCGGTGGCGCGGTGGCGGCGGCCGCCTTCGCCGGGCGGGTGATGGGCACGCTGAGCCTGATCCTGATCGTGATCGCGGCACTCTTGGCGCTGCTGATGCCGCTGGTGATGGCTTTTCTGGCGCCGGGCTTCGTCGCCACCACACTGCAACTCGCGGTCACCGATGCGCGGCTGATGCTGCCCTATTTTGCTTTCGTCGGACCGGTGACGGTGATGATGGGCGTGCTCAATGCCGAGCATCGTTACGTGCTCAGTGCATTCTCGCCGCTGCTATTCAACATCACCCTGATCGGCGTCACCCTCGCGCTGCTGATCTGGCGTCACGATGCGGTGTTCGCGTCGACCGTGATGGCCGCCACCGTCGGCATCGCAGGACTGCTGCAGATGCTGGTGCTGATCCAGCGCCGCCGCGGGCGCGACGGCCTGGCGTGCCCGATCCGGATTTCGTTCGATCCGGAGATGATCGGTTTCCTGCGCAAGGCGGTGCCGGGCATGTTCGCCAACGCCGGCCCGCAATTCCTGATCGTCGCCGGCGCCATCATGGCCTCGTCATCACCCGCCGCGGTGTCCTGGCTGTACTTCGCCAACCGGCTGATCGACCTGCCGCTCGGCATGGTGGGCGTTGCCATGGGCACGGTGCTGGTGCCGTCGCTGACCCGCGCCGTCCATGACGACGACCACTCCCTGCTGGTCAAGACCGAGTCTCGCGGTGTCGAATTCGCCGTCGGTCTGGTGCTGCCGGCCACGCTGGGGCTGATGGTGTTGTCCGAGATGATCGTGCGCGTGCTGTTCGAGCACGGCGCTTTTACCGCCAACGACACCAAGTTCACCGCACAGGCGGTGATGGTGCTGGCGCTGGGCTTGCCGGCGCACGTGCTGATGAAGACACTGTCGCCCGCCTTCTTCGCCCGCGACAACACCGCGACGCCGCTTTATGCAACGCTGGCCGGGCTCGCCGCCGCGGTCGTTGCGGGCTTCATCCTGAGTTCGCGTTTCGGCGCCAACGGTGTCGCCGTCGGCATTGCCCTCGGCGCCTGGTGCTGCGCCGGCGTGCTGCTGTGGCGCAGCGCGCGGGTTTTCGGCCTGTCGCTCGACGCGAAAGCCCGCCAGCGGCTGCCGCGGATCGCCGCAGCCGCGCTGGTGATGGGCGGTGTGCTGTGGCTGGCGGAAACCTTCGTCGCGCCGGTGATGGCCAGCGCCCAGTTCATGGCGCAGCTCACCATCCTTGGCGGCCTGGTCGCTGTTGGGCTGGCGCTTTACGGCACGCTGCTGGAGCTGTTCGGCATCGTCAGCTGGAGCCAGGCGATCGACGACTTGCGTGCATGAGGCGACCGTGGCAATGGACGACCCCGCAGGGCCAAATGCCCCTCAGATGAACGGCTGGGAAACAAGCAAATGACGGCAAAAGAACTGGTGTTTTCCGGCGTGCAGCCGACCGGCAATCTGCACCTTGGCAACTACCTCGGCGCGATCGTCAATTTCGTCAAACTGCAGCAGACGCACGAGTGCATCTACTGCGTGGTCGACATGCATGCGATCACCGTCTGGCAGGACCCGGCCGAGTTGACCAAGGCCACGCGCGAAGTCGCCGCCGCCTTCATCGCCGCCGGCATCGACCCGACAAAACACATCATCTTCAACCAGAGCCAGGTGTCGGCCCACGCCGAGCTCGCCTGGGTGTTTAACTGCGTCGCCCGCCTCGGCTGGCTGAACCGCATGACCCAGTTCAAGGAGAAGGCCGGCAAGGATCGCGAGAACGCCTCCGTCGGGCTCTATGCCTATCCCAGCCTGATGTCTGCCGACATTCTGGTGTATCGCGCCACCCACGTGCCGGTGGGCGAAGACCAGAAGCAGCACCTCGAACTTGCGCGCGACATCGCGCAGAAGTTCAACAATGATTTCGGCGACACCATCCGCAGTCACGGCTTCAATGACGGCCTGTTCTTCCCGCAGCCGGAGCCGCTGATCACCGGCCCTGCAACGCGCGTGATGAGCCTGCGCGACGGCACCAAGAAGATGTCGAAATCCGACCCGTCGGATTATTCGCGCATCAATCTCAGCGACGACGCCGATGCCATCGCGCAGAAGGTGCGCAAGGCCAAGACCGATCCGGAACCGCTGCCGGTCGAGGAAAAAGGCCTGGAGCACCGTCCCGAGGCCGACAATCTGGTTGGCATCTATGCGGCGCTGTCCGGACGCGGCAAGCCTGACATCCTGCAGGAGTTCGGCGGCGGCCAGTTCTCGAATTTCAAATCGAGCCTGGTCGATCTCGCGGTCGAAAAGCTCGGGCCGATCGGCGCCGAGATGAAACGGCTGACCGGCGACCCTGCTTACATGGATTCAGTGCTGGCCGACGGCGCGGACCGCGCCCGCGTTTTGGCCGATGCCACCATGAACAAGGTGAAGGACATCGTCGGCTTCATTCGCAAGGCGTAACCCGCGAATTGAAGCGCTGTAGCCCGGATGAGCGAAGCGACATCCGGGATCGTCCCAGCCCCGGATGTCGCTTCGCTCATCCGAGCTACGGTGCCACGTTTTTGACAGAGCTCGATCGCGACTCCAGCCACGCCCCCAGGCCATTGGGAAACAGTTGCAATCCGGCCGCTGAGAGGTCTGCCGGATTGACCCATCGGGCACGGGCGGGCGTGCCGTCGTTTTCGGAAAACAGAATCTCGGCGCGAGCGTAAAGCGACGTGTCGACCAGTTCCACGTCGGCCGCGAAAACAATCTCGTGCCCGAGCTGGCCTTCGTGCCGATAGATGTTTTCGAACACATGCCAAGGCCCGGCGATTGTAATCCCGGTTGCGAGCTCTTCCTGAAACTCGCGATGCAGCGCCTGCTCTCTGGTTTCGCCGTAATCGATGGATCCGCC is drawn from Bradyrhizobium prioriisuperbiae and contains these coding sequences:
- the trpS gene encoding tryptophan--tRNA ligase, with the translated sequence MTAKELVFSGVQPTGNLHLGNYLGAIVNFVKLQQTHECIYCVVDMHAITVWQDPAELTKATREVAAAFIAAGIDPTKHIIFNQSQVSAHAELAWVFNCVARLGWLNRMTQFKEKAGKDRENASVGLYAYPSLMSADILVYRATHVPVGEDQKQHLELARDIAQKFNNDFGDTIRSHGFNDGLFFPQPEPLITGPATRVMSLRDGTKKMSKSDPSDYSRINLSDDADAIAQKVRKAKTDPEPLPVEEKGLEHRPEADNLVGIYAALSGRGKPDILQEFGGGQFSNFKSSLVDLAVEKLGPIGAEMKRLTGDPAYMDSVLADGADRARVLADATMNKVKDIVGFIRKA
- a CDS encoding serine hydrolase domain-containing protein; translated protein: MGNSAQIDQVLRAAAESGAIPGVVATAATGSDVIYQGAFGKRDLSKDQPMTGDSVFWIASMTKAVTTAAAMQLVEQGKLSLDDPIGKVLPDLASPQVLEGFGSDGAPKLRPAKGPITLRQLMTHTAGFCYDIWNGDMATYLEKTGTPGVTTCLNAALKTPIMTDPGTRWEYGTNIDFVGKAVEAVSGKKLDAYLRDHMFTPLGMSDTGFKISDAMRTRLVGMHARGPDGSLTPIPFELEQEPEFHMGGGGLYSTARDYLQFTQMILNKGRGNGQQVLKPETVALMGQNHIGELQMTKLTTAAAPLSNDVDLFPDMVKKWGLSFLINTAKTPEGRSPGSLFWAGLANTYYWIDPSRDVSGVILMQVLPFADHKCLDAFAGFERGVYASLDEGKRAA
- the murJ gene encoding murein biosynthesis integral membrane protein MurJ translates to MIRHVVTVSSGTLCSRLLGFVRDSLIAALLGAGPIADAFLVAFQFINVTRRLLAEGALNAALVPGYLRARETGGAVAAAAFAGRVMGTLSLILIVIAALLALLMPLVMAFLAPGFVATTLQLAVTDARLMLPYFAFVGPVTVMMGVLNAEHRYVLSAFSPLLFNITLIGVTLALLIWRHDAVFASTVMAATVGIAGLLQMLVLIQRRRGRDGLACPIRISFDPEMIGFLRKAVPGMFANAGPQFLIVAGAIMASSSPAAVSWLYFANRLIDLPLGMVGVAMGTVLVPSLTRAVHDDDHSLLVKTESRGVEFAVGLVLPATLGLMVLSEMIVRVLFEHGAFTANDTKFTAQAVMVLALGLPAHVLMKTLSPAFFARDNTATPLYATLAGLAAAVVAGFILSSRFGANGVAVGIALGAWCCAGVLLWRSARVFGLSLDAKARQRLPRIAAAALVMGGVLWLAETFVAPVMASAQFMAQLTILGGLVAVGLALYGTLLELFGIVSWSQAIDDLRA
- a CDS encoding NUDIX hydrolase; protein product: MTVWRPPNSIRVKAIGLAWHAGRLLVADVETDRGTVKGVRPLGGSIDYGETREQALHREFQEELATGITIAGPWHVFENIYRHEGQLGHEIVFAADVELVDTSLYARAEILFSENDGTPARARWVNPADLSAAGLQLFPNGLGAWLESRSSSVKNVAP
- a CDS encoding adenosine kinase → MTTAKYDVLGIGNAIFDILVQTDDAFLANQGMAKGAMQLIDETRAASIYSAMGPATQVSGGSAANTIVGVAAFGASAVYVGKVKDDQVGRLYSHDIRTANVTFTTPAATDGPATGCSYILITPDGERTMNTYLGAAQNLRPDDIDAEQVAASSITYLEGYLWDPAEAKNAFVKASEIAHGAKRTVALTLSDSFCVGRYRDEFLSLMRKNTIDLIFANEAELLSLYQSSDVDAALTQLRNDIGFAVVTRSEKGCVVVTKDKVTAVPAFPINKLVDTTGAGDLFAAGFLFGLVRGTSHEDAGRLGALAAAEVIQHVGARPQTSLKDLAQKHGLPV
- a CDS encoding NAD-dependent succinate-semialdehyde dehydrogenase, which gives rise to MTPASSTARAASSAASLHDRLKDPSLLRDRCFIDGAWVGTPSVKVDNPATEATIVSVPRLGAKEATEAVEAAERAFKTWSKTTAKERAVLLRKWFDLIVANRDDLALILTSEQGKPLAEAKGEVDIGGAYVEFYSEEARRIYGETIPSPRGDARLLAIRQPIGVAGAITPWNFPCSMITRKVSPALAAGCTVVLKPATETPLTALALAALAEKAGFPKGVFNVLTGDSAAIGKVLCEHPAVRVVGFTGSTEVGKILYKQAAVGVKKLGLELGGNAPFIVFDDADLDAAVEGAMVSKFRNMGQTCVCANRLYAQDKIYDAFVEKLAARAKAMKVGDGTEDGVVQGPLINANAVKKVEEHIADAVSHGAKVLTGGKRSSLGGTFFEPTVLANVPVDALVTREETFGPLAPVYRFKDEKEVVDMANASPFGLASYFYSRDLGRVWRVAEALESGMVGVNTGLITTEVAPFGGVKESGLGREGSHHGIEEYVEIKYIMMAGI